A part of Gemmatimonas groenlandica genomic DNA contains:
- a CDS encoding nucleotide-binding protein, producing the protein MRWSGLLLPVVVFTAACSAGNEADAVQRDPALRAPAPAGAPSPATAKPLGHALTGTLVERIAVSPYVYLRLNTATGELWVAVLEAPLTVGAQVTVYNALLMEQFESKTLKRTFDRIYFGSLEAPGTQPTEMAGTDGEPTTMGAPPALDAQVAPVAKATGADARTIAELWTQKDRLANTVVSVRGTVVKYNAAVMGKNWIHLQDGSGDAAKGTHDITLTTLDDVTVGATVTMTGTVRLNRDVGAGYTFPVLIEDAKVVVK; encoded by the coding sequence ATGCGCTGGTCTGGTCTGCTCCTGCCCGTCGTGGTGTTCACCGCTGCCTGTTCTGCCGGCAACGAGGCTGACGCCGTCCAGCGCGATCCGGCGTTGCGCGCACCGGCACCGGCAGGGGCACCGTCACCGGCCACGGCCAAACCGCTTGGCCACGCGCTCACTGGCACACTGGTCGAGCGAATCGCGGTCTCGCCCTATGTCTACCTCCGGCTGAATACGGCAACAGGCGAGCTGTGGGTGGCGGTTCTCGAGGCGCCGCTGACCGTCGGTGCACAGGTAACCGTGTACAACGCCCTGCTCATGGAGCAGTTCGAGTCGAAGACGCTGAAGCGCACCTTTGACCGGATCTACTTCGGGTCGCTCGAGGCACCGGGCACTCAGCCCACCGAGATGGCGGGTACTGATGGCGAGCCCACCACGATGGGCGCACCGCCGGCTCTCGACGCGCAGGTCGCACCGGTGGCCAAGGCTACCGGCGCGGACGCGCGGACGATCGCGGAGCTGTGGACGCAGAAGGATCGGCTGGCCAACACGGTGGTCTCGGTGCGCGGCACCGTGGTGAAGTACAATGCCGCCGTGATGGGCAAGAATTGGATTCACCTGCAAGACGGCAGCGGTGACGCCGCCAAGGGCACGCACGACATCACCCTGACCACGCTGGATGACGTCACGGTGGGCGCCACGGTGACGATGACCGGCACGGTGCGCCT